A window from Physeter macrocephalus isolate SW-GA chromosome 11, ASM283717v5, whole genome shotgun sequence encodes these proteins:
- the PNMA1 gene encoding paraneoplastic antigen Ma1, producing MAMTLLEDWCRGMDVNSQRALLVWGIPVNCDEAEIEETLQAAMPQVPYRVLGRMFWREENAKAALLELTGAVDYAAIPREMPGKGGVWKVVFKPPTSDAEFLERLHLFLAREGWTVQDVARVLGFQNPTPAPGPDMPAEMLNYILDNVIQPLVESIWYKKLTLFSGRDILGPGEETFDPWLEHTNEVIEEWQVSDVEKRRRLMESLRGPAADVIRILKISNPAITTAECLKALEQVFGSVESSRDAQVRFLNTYQNPGEKLSAYVIRLEPLLQKVVEKGAIDKDNVNQARLEQVIAGANHSGAIRRQLWLTGAAEGPAPNLFQLLVQIREEEAKEEEEEAEAALLQLGLEGHF from the coding sequence ATGGCGATGACACTGTTGGAAGACTGGTGTAGGGGGATGGATGTGAACTCCCAGAGAGCCCTGCTGGTCTGGGGGATCCCAGTGAACTGTGATGAAGCTGAAATCGAAGAGACCCTCCAGGCTGCGATGCCCCAGGTGCCCTATCGAGTGCTTGGGAGAATGTTCTGGAGGGAAGAGAATGCCAAAGCAGCCTTGTTAGAGCTCACTGGCGCTGTCGATTACGCCGCGATCCCCAGGGAGATGCCAGGTAAAGGAGGGGTGTGGAAAGTGGTCTTTAAGCCCCCGACTTCCGATGCTGAATTTCTAGAAAGGTTGCACCTCTTCCTAGCAAGAGAGGGGTGGACCGTGCAAGATGTTGCCCGTGTCCTTGGGTTTCAGAACCCCACTCCGGCCCCAGGCCCAGATATGCCAGCAGAGATGCTAAACTATATTTTGGATAATGTTATTCAGCCTCTTGTTGAGTCCATATGGTACAAGAAGCTGACACTCTTCTCCGGGAGGGACATCCTGGGCCCTGGAGAGGAGACATTTGATCCTTGGCTGGAGCACACTAATGAGGTCATAGAGGAGTGGCAGGTGTCAGATGTGGAAAAGAGGCGGCGGTTGATGGAGAGTCTTAGAGGCCCTGCTGCTGATGTCATACGCATCCTCAAGATCAGCAACCCTGCGATTACCACCGCAGAATGCCTGAAGGCGCTTGAGCAGGTGTTTGGGAGCGTGGAGAGCTCTAGGGATGCGCAGGTCAGATTTCTGAACACTTACCAGAACCCGGGAGAAAAGTTATCTGCTTATGTCATTCGTCTGGAGCCTCTGCTGCAGAAGGTGGTGGAGAAGGGGGCCATAGATAAAGATAACGTGAATCAAGCCCGCCTGGAGCAGGTCATTGCCGGGGCCAACCACAGCGGGGCCATCCGAAGGCAGCTGTGGCTGACCGGGGCTGCGGAAGGGCCAGCCCCAAACCTCTTCCAGTTGCTGGTGCAGATCCGCGAGGAGGAGgccaaggaagaggaggaggaggctgaggctgcCCTCCTGCAGTTAGGCCTGGAGGGGCACTTCTGA